From the Neoarius graeffei isolate fNeoGra1 chromosome 1, fNeoGra1.pri, whole genome shotgun sequence genome, one window contains:
- the LOC132885169 gene encoding uncharacterized protein LOC132885169: MSRTLGKRTAPSSRGRVVTGPTLSPGLPGQGIYIPVSISWGESVHSCQALIDSGAAGNFMDIHFAQSINIPTAPLEVPLSVSALDGQALGDGRVTQVTSPVFLQSQGHKEEISLHLIPSPEFPVILGLPWLTRHNPRIDWVTSQVVEWGPACHASCLLSSSPVSPAEPPDLTELSQVPTEYWDLKEVFSKSRAAVLPPHRAYDCAIDLLPGTTPPRGRLFSLSQPERKAMEEYLKDALVSGFIRPSTSPAGAGFFFVGKKDGGLRPCIDYRGLNKITVRNRYPLPLMSTAFDLLQGATVFTKLDLRNAYHLIRIRQGDEWKTAFNTPSGHYEYQVMPFGLTNAPAVFQALINDVLRDMINLYVFVYLDDILIFSKTVQEHRHHVRQVLQRLLQNNLFAKAQKCEFHVPEVSFLGFIVRTGQLQMDPAKTLAVRDWPTPKSVKEVQRFLGFANLSIRVVLSGQASEPYSINASVPQGSILGPLLFSIFIDNLVDVCENEMYTYPDDLTLYGHIRSPADKAKVEASLNQDLQQIAIWGDQWKTTFEPSKCKFVILSRKRTPSALDLHFNGHQLTMANELDILGVTIDKKLSWLKHLNKISIRAGQKLAALRRVASKLTTESRATVYKLQVHSVMEYASLSWMSASPTHLGLLDNIQKKVLKIIGVDQDTASTKHSISSLGHRRQVAATTVLFKMHTRHCPTDLRDMLPPPYPTRRTTCLCTAMPDHALDLPASNTRTLDRTFLHTAVRVWNSLPEHVVGPIDTGPQAFKCRVHRHLLTTPPTTR; this comes from the exons atgtcccgaactcttgggaaaaggaccgccccgtccagccgagggagggttgtgacggggcctaccctctctcccggactccctggccaaggaatctacatcccggtctccatctcctggggtgagtctgtccactcttgtcaagctttgatagactcaggggcggctgggaactttatggatattcacttcgcccaaagcatcaatattccgactgcacctcttgaagtcccactgtctgtgtctgccctcgatggccaagcgttaggtgatggaagagtcacccaagttacttctcctgttttcctccagtctcaaggtcacaaggaagaaatatccctgcacctgattccttcacctgagttcccagttattctaggccttccttggcttactcgccacaaccctcgcatagactgggtaacaagccaggttgtggaatggggccctgcatgccatgcctcttgtctgctctctagctctcctgtgtctcctgccgagccccctgatctcaccgagttatctcaagttcccacagagtactgggatctcaaggaggtattcagcaagagcagggccgccgttcttcctccgcaccgggcctacgactgtgccatcgacttgctccctgggactacccctcctcgtggcagactgttttcactctctcagccagaacgcaaggccatggaggaatacctcaaagatgccctggtctctgggtttattcgaccctccacttcacctgctggagccggcttcttctttgtcggcaagaaggatggggggctccgaccatgtattgattacaggggcctgaataagatcactgtgcgcaaccgatatccccttccgctgatgtccacagctttcgacctgctccaaggcgccaccgtcttcaccaagttggacctacggaacgcataccacctcatccgtatccgacagggagacgagtggaagactgcctttaacaccccgtctgggcactacgaataccaggtgatgcccttcggactcaccaacgcaccagctgtttttcaggccctaatcaacgacgtcttaagggacatgattaacctatacgtttttgtctacctcgacgacatccttatcttttccaagaccgtgcaggagcaccgccaccatgtccgccaggttctccagaggctgctacagaacaatctgttcgccaaggcccagaaatgcgaatttcatgttcccgaggtctcctttctgggatttattgtacggacaggccaactccaaatggaccctgccaagaccctggccgtccgggattggcctactcccaagtccgttaaggaggttcagcggttcttaggattcgctaactt ATCCATCAGAGTGGTCCTGTCAGGCCAGGCCTCAGAACCCTACTCCATCAATGCCTCAGTACCTCAAGGATCGATCCTCGGCCCTCtcctcttctccatcttcatcgACAACTTGGTTGATGTATGTGAGAATGAGATGTACACATACCCTGATGACTTAACCCTGTATGGACACATCAGATCTCCAGCAGACAAGGCCAAAGTGGAGGCAAGCCTGAACCAGGATCTCCAACAAATCGCCATCTGGGGAGACCAGTGGAAGACGACTTTCGAGCCATCAAAGTGTAAGTTTGTTATACTCTCAAGAAAGAGGACTCCATCTGCACTGGACCTGCACTTCAATGGTCACCAGTTGACCATGGCCAATGAGTTGGACATCTTGGGGGTCACAATAGACAAGAAGCTGTCCTGGTTGAAACATCTGAACAAAATCTCCATACGGGCAGGTCAGAAACTGGCAGCGCTGAGGAGAGTGGCCAGTAAACTCACCACGGAGAGCCGAGCAACTGTCTACAAGCTACAGGTACACAGTGTCATGGAATACGCCTCACTCAGCTGGATGAGTGCCTCACCAACACATCTTGGCCTACTCGACAACATTCAGAAGAAGGTCCTAAAGATTATAGGGGTGGACCAGGACACTGCCAGCACAAAACACTCCATCTCCAGCCTTGGCCATAGAAGACAGGTTGCTGCTACTACAGTCCTGTTCAAAATGCACACCCGCCACTGCCCTACGGATCTCCGGGATATGCTCCCCCCACCATACCCTACACGGCGAACCACCTGCCTTTGCACAGCTATGCCAGATCATGCCCTGGACCTCCCAGCCTCTAATACTCGCACCCTGGACAGAACCTTCCTCCACACTGCTGTCCgggtatggaatagccttccagaaCATGTAGTTGGACCCATAGACACTGGCCCCCAGGCCTTTAAATGCAGGGTCCACAGGCATCTTCTGACCACTCCTCCCACTACCAGATGA